A genomic segment from Agrobacterium vitis encodes:
- the mnmD gene encoding tRNA (5-methylaminomethyl-2-thiouridine)(34)-methyltransferase MnmD codes for MTHSTSNPDLMPDAETAHTQPLSWQDGDMPYSTAFGDHFYCQTDGRLECGHVFLEGNGLPQRWIGSSSFRIGELGFGTGLNAMETWRQWQVTRMPSGHLTFISFELYPMARPDIDRALSRWPQIDAERQRLLALWPDEPQGQVQLDLDAQTRLIVVCGDALASLQAWSAPFDAWYLDGFAPSRNSAMWSLDLMTRLYQLTSSGGRFATYAAAGFVRRNLIAAGFTVERRPGFAGKREMLCGSKTEPS; via the coding sequence ATGACCCACTCCACTTCCAATCCCGATCTGATGCCTGACGCCGAAACGGCACACACCCAGCCTCTCAGCTGGCAGGACGGCGATATGCCCTATTCCACCGCCTTTGGCGACCATTTTTACTGCCAGACCGATGGCCGCCTGGAATGCGGCCATGTTTTCCTCGAAGGCAATGGCTTACCGCAGCGCTGGATCGGCTCATCTTCTTTCCGCATTGGCGAGCTGGGTTTCGGCACCGGGCTGAACGCCATGGAAACCTGGCGCCAGTGGCAGGTGACGCGCATGCCGAGCGGACATCTGACCTTCATATCCTTTGAGCTTTATCCGATGGCGCGCCCCGATATCGACCGCGCCCTGTCACGCTGGCCGCAAATCGATGCAGAGCGGCAACGCTTGCTGGCGCTGTGGCCGGATGAGCCCCAAGGTCAGGTCCAGCTCGACCTCGACGCCCAGACCCGGTTGATCGTGGTTTGCGGCGACGCGCTGGCCTCGCTGCAAGCCTGGAGCGCCCCCTTCGACGCCTGGTATCTCGATGGCTTTGCTCCGTCCCGCAACAGCGCCATGTGGTCGCTGGATCTGATGACCCGGCTCTATCAGCTGACATCATCCGGTGGCCGCTTCGCCACCTATGCCGCTGCCGGTTTCGTACGCCGCAACCTGATCGCGGCGGGCTTTACCGTGGAGCGACGCCCGGGCTTTGCCGGCAAACGGGAAATGCTATGCGGGTCGAAGACCGAGCCGTCATGA
- the puuE gene encoding allantoinase PuuE, which produces MQSETYPRDLIGYGRRTPDPHWPGEARVAVQFVINYEEGGESCILDGDPASENLLSEIVGAAAWPGQRNLNMESIYEYGSRAGFWRLHRMFTALNIPVTVYGVTLAMARNPDAVAAMKEAGWEIASHGYRWLEYKDFPEEVERQHILEAVRLHSEVAGERPYGMYQGKPSDNTLRLVMEEGGFLYSSDNYSDDLPFWVPDLNGKPFLIIPYTLETNDMRFATPQGFNSGDQFFTYLKDAFDTLYQEGLEGAPKMMSVGLHCRLVGRPGRAAALKRFLDYVLSHDKVWAPTRLDIAKHWHAHHKPEW; this is translated from the coding sequence ATGCAGAGTGAAACCTATCCCCGCGATCTCATCGGTTATGGTCGCCGTACCCCCGATCCCCACTGGCCGGGAGAGGCGCGTGTCGCGGTGCAGTTTGTCATCAATTATGAGGAGGGTGGTGAGAGTTGCATTCTTGACGGTGACCCGGCCTCCGAAAATCTGCTGTCGGAAATCGTCGGTGCCGCTGCCTGGCCCGGCCAGCGTAACCTGAACATGGAATCCATCTATGAATACGGGTCTCGTGCTGGCTTCTGGCGTCTGCACCGGATGTTCACGGCCCTCAATATACCGGTGACAGTGTATGGCGTTACGCTTGCCATGGCCCGCAATCCCGACGCCGTGGCGGCGATGAAAGAGGCGGGCTGGGAAATCGCCAGCCATGGCTATCGCTGGCTGGAATATAAGGATTTCCCCGAGGAGGTCGAGCGTCAGCATATTCTGGAAGCCGTTCGTCTGCATAGCGAGGTGGCGGGGGAGCGCCCCTATGGCATGTATCAGGGCAAGCCTTCCGACAACACACTGCGGCTGGTGATGGAGGAGGGCGGCTTTCTCTATTCCTCCGACAATTATTCGGACGATCTGCCGTTCTGGGTGCCGGATTTGAACGGTAAACCGTTTCTGATCATTCCCTATACGCTGGAAACCAACGACATGCGGTTTGCCACGCCGCAGGGCTTCAACTCCGGTGACCAGTTTTTCACCTATCTGAAGGATGCCTTCGACACGCTCTATCAGGAAGGACTGGAGGGGGCGCCAAAAATGATGTCCGTCGGCCTGCATTGCCGGCTGGTTGGCCGCCCGGGCCGGGCCGCCGCGCTGAAGCGCTTTCTGGACTACGTGCTGTCCCATGACAAGGTCTGGGCGCCGACCCGCCTTGATATTGCCAAGCACTGGCACGCCCATCACAAACCTGAATGGTAG
- a CDS encoding NAD(P)/FAD-dependent oxidoreductase, with product MKTGDRTASVSGQHLSLKGATHSLAADLLVVGGGIMGLWAARFAVLAGLDVVLVDGGRVAGGASGGLLGALMPYMPDKWDRKKQFQLDALLALETEAAQLEAETGIGVGYRRSGRLMPLPKPHLRVIAKRHEKDAETAWKTAERQFAWKVIDNSPAGDGWPDSAVTQAGLVHDTLAARVSPRGLTAALKAALVASPRCRIIEGSAVKAIDPVRQWAELADASRIAFGHVIVSAGVGSFPLLDGFSPTGVLPLGMAVKGQAALLKADVDPALPLVYLDGIYAVPHEGGHVAIGSTSENRWDAPLTTDDLLETLIAKARRLVPMLGDAPVVERWAGLRPKSIDRDPMVGPHPDHPRLIALTGGFKISFGLAHSLAQQALRPIFGAELDMPDGFTLAHHLQIASRVPDKTVEPPLENPVG from the coding sequence ATGAAGACAGGCGATAGGACGGCTTCAGTCTCCGGTCAACACTTGTCCTTAAAAGGCGCGACCCATAGCCTCGCGGCAGATCTGCTTGTGGTCGGCGGCGGGATCATGGGCCTGTGGGCGGCGCGTTTTGCAGTTCTGGCCGGGCTGGATGTGGTTCTGGTCGATGGCGGTCGGGTGGCGGGTGGTGCCAGTGGCGGGCTGCTGGGCGCGTTGATGCCCTATATGCCGGACAAATGGGATCGCAAGAAGCAGTTCCAGCTCGATGCGCTGCTGGCCCTGGAAACGGAAGCGGCACAGCTTGAGGCAGAGACCGGGATTGGTGTGGGCTATCGCCGGTCCGGGCGGCTCATGCCCTTGCCCAAGCCGCATCTGCGGGTGATTGCCAAGCGGCATGAAAAAGACGCCGAAACCGCCTGGAAAACCGCAGAGCGGCAATTTGCCTGGAAGGTTATCGACAACTCCCCGGCTGGTGATGGCTGGCCGGATAGTGCTGTCACGCAAGCCGGTCTGGTGCATGACACGCTGGCGGCGCGGGTGTCGCCGCGCGGTTTGACGGCGGCGCTGAAGGCGGCCCTTGTCGCATCGCCGCGCTGCCGGATCATCGAGGGCTCGGCCGTCAAGGCGATCGATCCGGTACGGCAATGGGCGGAATTGGCGGATGCAAGCCGGATTGCCTTCGGCCATGTGATCGTTTCAGCCGGTGTGGGGAGTTTTCCACTGCTGGATGGTTTCAGCCCGACCGGTGTGCTGCCGCTCGGCATGGCGGTCAAGGGGCAGGCGGCATTGCTAAAGGCCGATGTCGATCCTGCGCTGCCGCTGGTCTATCTGGACGGCATTTATGCCGTGCCACATGAGGGTGGGCATGTGGCGATTGGCAGCACCAGCGAAAACCGCTGGGATGCGCCCTTGACCACTGATGACCTGCTGGAAACCCTGATTGCCAAGGCTCGTCGGCTGGTGCCGATGCTGGGCGACGCCCCGGTGGTGGAGCGCTGGGCCGGGCTGCGGCCCAAGTCGATAGACCGCGATCCCATGGTTGGACCGCATCCCGATCATCCCAGGCTGATTGCGCTGACCGGCGGCTTCAAGATCAGCTTCGGGCTGGCGCATAGCCTGGCGCAGCAGGCGTTACGGCCGATTTTCGGTGCGGAGCTTGATATGCCGGATGGTTTTACGCTTGCCCATCATCTGCAGATCGCCTCCCGTGTCCCTGATAAAACCGTGGAACCGCCGTTGGAAAACCCGGTCGGTTGA
- a CDS encoding winged helix-turn-helix transcriptional regulator yields the protein METLENNLENCPIRDVLHRVSDRWSMLIALHLEGGTLRFSELKRCIPDISQRMLSQTLRRLELDGLVERRVYPVVPQRVEYDLTPLGRSLLVPFHLMKNWAEANHATIRKSRSLGRDR from the coding sequence ATGGAAACTCTGGAAAACAACCTGGAAAATTGCCCCATACGCGATGTGCTTCACCGCGTCTCCGACCGCTGGAGCATGCTGATCGCTCTGCACCTCGAAGGGGGAACGCTGCGGTTTTCAGAGCTGAAGCGATGCATCCCCGATATTTCGCAGCGGATGCTGTCGCAGACGCTCCGGCGATTGGAGCTGGATGGCCTTGTCGAACGCCGGGTCTATCCGGTTGTCCCGCAGCGGGTGGAATATGACCTCACACCGCTTGGGCGTTCCTTGTTGGTACCGTTTCATCTGATGAAAAATTGGGCCGAGGCCAATCATGCAACGATCCGCAAATCCAGATCGTTGGGGCGTGATCGTTAA
- a CDS encoding PAS-domain containing protein: MPIEGGLLTIACEKIARLDVPAFIKDSELRFVAVNPAFAAFFGVDLEDLLGQRAGELTDRPEDLAWEDVERRALVFAEEHLALCFDHSGRQHCRVQIERFITEDEMPYVFGVFRERPGRVKSRGWKKEPQPSGPQMPSAMAEISRDVASQGRSAGIDNGAPSACLPADYAMLLDLIPLGVLLLDSQLAIVYFNTSFSRMFGETTIELKIGMNFQAVLEGIGRAGGDGSGEDISGRFLAASIDEPEPCQIAMPNGRVISARGNRLENGQFLLLYTDVTEAQTYERESTLYRAALENVPEPVFLRDGDRRLVFANAAYEQMLGGDRTRFYGLREDEMFPAEGDALRHENIEILETGCATEREQLIIMPNGDTVPLLTSLKRIEANDGAPYIVGTLADVSLLKIGERQLREAKAHAEKLYDDIEAILRTMPVGVIILDADQTLSFSNLMARNMVNWPEDRAMTGTSFADYLRHAHANGWPLKTGDDASPTPDSPAPDSIDHDSPASDSIDPESRIAAYSLELRTLTAARQTEVTLSDRRHIVVTASPLDDGQIMLTFSDYTEQRLREREIDEARARLQDVGKLLEEATQHMAQGLCVIQTDRILYRNDKLAEILNVSPHLVRRGADWRQLFDYCAERGDFGDNPKGFLDRMRSRMSVDTSASVVVQRRDGAWRSIEAIVSAEDRWLFVISDASEAKQREAELTTLAAQAEAADKAKSRFLANMSHEIRTPMSGVLGMTELLLSSNLDARQKTFVDVIVKSGRSLLTIINDIIDFSKIDDGSLSLRSAPFDPLAAVEDVVTLMAGRAAEKDVDILVRGQGRLTHMLAGDAGRFRQILTNLLGEAIRATDRGHVLVDLGLRQEEPDVDVTVQSPRDPSRGDPITEASTGGRAWLVLRIEDTGHGMTPEQCQLAFTKFSQMNDGALHHRDGAGLGFSIAGGLVDLFGGTIGVESALGRGATVTVNLPFAMAAEKLPSLAGFHLRGARVLGFESNDISCGILNDQLCRWGFDGVAVNDPALALAVLEQAESQKSPIEVVVVDCCRRSGGGLDLVRKIRSDRRFDPLSIILLAADAPFNLDRMADGLNIQAQLTKPVGENLLRNVVIDVLRGTRRGAVSGFRAEPEAETLLISDEEQSDLTPSGVMQQEQIDLLVLDAGEAERHFFHQALQALGVGHACVEGESEALSLWRQWQPVMMLIDLVDDRARVLDMVRQIRAEESQQPQTAPTVLIGLAGDLSTYDKAACHKAGLDDLVLKPVSPDRLQDCIAYWLGGAAAVTQPQALAEDLGARQTAL; this comes from the coding sequence TTGCCGATAGAAGGCGGATTGCTCACCATAGCGTGCGAGAAAATCGCCAGGCTTGATGTGCCCGCTTTCATCAAGGATAGCGAGCTTCGGTTCGTTGCCGTCAATCCTGCCTTTGCCGCATTTTTCGGAGTGGATCTCGAAGACCTTCTCGGACAGCGGGCAGGGGAGCTGACGGACCGCCCTGAAGATCTGGCCTGGGAAGATGTCGAGCGCCGGGCGCTGGTGTTTGCGGAAGAACATCTGGCCCTGTGTTTCGATCACAGCGGTCGCCAGCATTGCCGGGTGCAGATCGAGCGCTTCATCACCGAAGATGAAATGCCCTATGTGTTCGGGGTGTTTCGTGAGCGGCCCGGCCGGGTCAAGAGCCGGGGCTGGAAGAAAGAGCCGCAGCCATCCGGCCCCCAGATGCCTTCTGCCATGGCTGAAATCTCCAGGGATGTCGCTTCTCAAGGTAGGAGCGCTGGCATTGATAATGGGGCGCCTAGTGCCTGCCTGCCAGCCGATTATGCCATGCTTCTCGATCTCATTCCGCTTGGCGTGCTGCTTCTCGATTCGCAGCTCGCTATTGTCTATTTCAACACCAGTTTTTCCAGGATGTTCGGTGAGACAACAATCGAGCTGAAGATCGGTATGAATTTTCAGGCGGTTCTCGAGGGTATCGGACGTGCGGGCGGCGATGGGAGTGGTGAGGATATATCCGGGCGATTCCTTGCCGCGTCGATTGACGAACCTGAGCCATGCCAGATCGCCATGCCAAACGGAAGGGTGATTTCGGCCCGGGGCAACCGGCTGGAAAACGGCCAGTTTCTGCTGCTTTATACCGATGTCACGGAGGCGCAGACCTATGAGCGCGAAAGCACTCTTTACCGTGCAGCGTTGGAAAATGTGCCGGAGCCGGTTTTTCTGCGCGATGGCGACCGGCGGCTGGTGTTTGCCAATGCCGCTTATGAACAAATGCTGGGGGGCGACCGGACCCGTTTTTATGGCTTGCGCGAAGACGAGATGTTTCCTGCCGAAGGCGATGCACTGCGCCACGAGAATATCGAAATCCTGGAAACCGGATGCGCGACGGAGCGCGAACAGCTGATCATCATGCCCAACGGCGACACCGTGCCCTTGCTGACCAGCCTGAAGCGGATCGAGGCGAACGATGGCGCGCCTTATATCGTCGGGACCTTGGCGGATGTTTCGCTGCTGAAAATTGGCGAACGACAATTGCGCGAAGCCAAGGCCCATGCCGAAAAGCTCTATGACGATATCGAGGCGATCCTGCGCACCATGCCTGTCGGGGTAATCATCCTCGATGCGGATCAGACCTTGAGTTTTTCCAACCTCATGGCTCGTAATATGGTGAACTGGCCTGAGGACAGGGCCATGACCGGCACAAGTTTCGCGGATTATCTGCGCCACGCCCATGCCAATGGCTGGCCACTCAAGACCGGCGATGACGCCAGCCCCACCCCTGATAGCCCCGCCCCTGATAGTATCGACCATGATAGTCCCGCCTCTGATAGCATTGACCCGGAAAGCCGGATCGCCGCCTATAGTCTTGAACTGCGGACATTGACGGCGGCGCGGCAAACCGAGGTGACGCTTTCGGATCGCCGGCATATCGTGGTGACGGCATCGCCGCTGGACGATGGCCAGATCATGCTGACTTTCTCTGACTATACCGAGCAGCGGTTGCGCGAGCGCGAGATAGACGAGGCCCGTGCCCGGCTGCAGGATGTCGGCAAGCTGCTGGAAGAGGCGACCCAACACATGGCCCAGGGGCTGTGTGTCATCCAGACGGACCGTATCCTTTACCGCAACGATAAATTGGCGGAAATATTGAACGTTTCGCCGCATCTGGTGCGCAGGGGGGCGGATTGGCGCCAGCTTTTCGATTACTGCGCCGAACGGGGCGATTTCGGCGACAACCCAAAAGGGTTTCTCGACCGGATGCGATCAAGGATGTCCGTTGACACTTCCGCCAGTGTCGTGGTGCAACGGCGCGATGGTGCCTGGCGCAGTATCGAGGCGATTGTCAGCGCCGAGGACCGCTGGCTGTTCGTGATCAGCGATGCCAGCGAGGCCAAGCAGCGTGAGGCGGAACTGACCACGCTTGCGGCCCAGGCCGAGGCGGCGGATAAGGCCAAATCGCGGTTTTTGGCCAATATGAGCCATGAAATCCGCACGCCGATGAGCGGCGTGCTGGGCATGACGGAATTGCTGCTGTCGTCCAATCTCGATGCGCGGCAAAAGACCTTTGTCGATGTGATCGTCAAATCCGGGCGCTCATTGCTGACCATTATCAATGACATCATCGATTTCTCGAAGATCGATGACGGGAGCCTGTCCTTGCGGTCGGCCCCTTTCGATCCACTGGCGGCGGTGGAGGATGTGGTGACCTTGATGGCCGGGCGTGCCGCGGAAAAGGATGTGGACATCCTGGTACGAGGTCAGGGCAGGCTGACCCACATGCTGGCGGGCGATGCGGGTCGGTTTCGCCAGATTCTCACCAATCTGTTGGGGGAAGCAATCCGGGCCACCGACAGGGGCCATGTGCTTGTCGATCTCGGTTTGCGCCAGGAAGAGCCGGATGTGGACGTCACGGTTCAGAGCCCCAGAGACCCCAGTCGTGGAGACCCCATTACGGAGGCGAGTACCGGCGGACGTGCATGGCTGGTTCTGCGGATCGAGGATACCGGCCATGGCATGACGCCGGAGCAATGCCAGCTGGCCTTTACCAAGTTTTCCCAGATGAATGACGGGGCTTTGCATCATCGGGATGGAGCGGGGCTCGGGTTTTCGATTGCCGGTGGGCTTGTCGATCTGTTCGGCGGGACGATCGGGGTGGAAAGCGCACTCGGTAGAGGTGCCACCGTGACTGTCAACCTGCCCTTTGCAATGGCGGCTGAAAAACTGCCGAGTCTCGCCGGTTTTCATCTGCGCGGTGCCCGGGTCCTGGGTTTCGAAAGCAATGATATCAGCTGCGGCATTCTTAATGACCAGCTTTGCCGTTGGGGCTTCGATGGCGTCGCGGTTAACGATCCGGCGCTGGCGCTGGCCGTGCTGGAACAGGCCGAGAGCCAGAAAAGCCCGATTGAGGTTGTGGTGGTCGATTGCTGCCGGCGCAGCGGCGGCGGGTTGGATCTGGTGCGCAAGATCCGCAGTGACCGACGGTTCGATCCGCTGTCGATCATCCTGCTGGCGGCGGATGCCCCCTTCAATCTCGACAGAATGGCCGATGGGCTGAATATTCAAGCGCAGCTTACCAAGCCGGTGGGTGAAAACCTGCTGCGCAATGTTGTCATCGACGTGTTGCGCGGCACGCGGCGCGGCGCTGTCTCAGGGTTCAGGGCGGAACCGGAGGCTGAGACGCTCCTGATCTCGGATGAAGAGCAATCGGACTTGACGCCGTCAGGTGTGATGCAGCAAGAGCAGATCGATTTGCTGGTGCTGGATGCTGGTGAAGCGGAGCGTCATTTTTTCCATCAAGCCTTGCAGGCACTGGGGGTTGGTCATGCCTGCGTGGAAGGGGAAAGCGAGGCGCTTAGCCTCTGGCGCCAATGGCAGCCGGTCATGATGCTGATCGATCTCGTTGATGATCGGGCGCGGGTGCTTGATATGGTCAGGCAGATCCGTGCCGAGGAAAGCCAGCAGCCACAGACCGCGCCGACCGTGCTGATCGGTCTTGCGGGAGATCTTTCCACCTATGACAAGGCGGCCTGCCATAAAGCAGGTCTTGATGATCTCGTGCTCAAGCCTGTCAGTCCCGACCGTCTCCAGGACTGCATTGCCTATTGGTTAGGGGGTGCCGCAGCGGTGACGCAGCCACAGGCCCTGGCAGAGGACCTCGGTGCGAGGCAGACGGCATTGTGA
- a CDS encoding aminotransferase class V-fold PLP-dependent enzyme, with the protein MNEIVKLISKHNDVRTGAINLIVSENRMSPAALAALSSDLASRYAAPFYAGTDISQEIVAITEQKAKKLFNADYVNISPISGSASLMAVVFALTSPGDKVGRVPPFFPGGGYPFNYEVFDRVSLPLPFDDEEWQLDLEATLELLEREKPKLVILGASIFTVPMPVREVADLVHSYGGIVAYDGSHSLGLIVGKQYQDPLNEGADILFGSTHKTFPGPQGGIIVTNSKELNDRIDIVSNFTPLNGPTMICNPHLARIASLGIVIDEVPWERYAEQVVKNSRAFANTLQAKGYEMRGQSTKRFSELSYCHQVLPKLDRQMGQGYRDKLKQHNIHVDGFMRVGTAEITRLGYVEADCIRISEIMAEIVSSNQDVIPSLRREVVEMNTNHQHIVM; encoded by the coding sequence ATGAATGAAATTGTAAAACTTATTAGCAAGCATAATGATGTGAGAACGGGTGCTATTAACCTGATCGTCAGTGAAAACCGTATGTCTCCGGCCGCTTTGGCCGCGCTGAGTTCCGACCTTGCGTCCCGCTATGCGGCGCCATTTTATGCCGGTACCGATATTTCCCAGGAAATCGTCGCGATTACCGAGCAGAAGGCCAAAAAGCTTTTCAACGCAGACTATGTGAATATTTCCCCGATTTCCGGTAGTGCGAGCCTGATGGCGGTTGTGTTCGCGCTGACCTCGCCGGGCGATAAGGTCGGACGTGTGCCTCCCTTCTTTCCAGGTGGTGGCTATCCCTTCAATTACGAAGTGTTTGACCGCGTTTCCTTGCCGCTTCCGTTCGATGATGAAGAGTGGCAGCTTGATCTGGAAGCTACTCTTGAGCTGCTGGAACGGGAAAAGCCGAAACTGGTCATTCTTGGCGCGTCGATCTTTACCGTCCCCATGCCGGTGCGCGAAGTGGCGGATCTGGTGCATAGCTATGGCGGCATCGTCGCCTATGATGGCTCGCACAGCCTTGGTCTGATTGTTGGCAAGCAGTATCAGGACCCGCTCAACGAGGGCGCGGATATTCTGTTCGGTTCGACCCACAAGACATTCCCCGGTCCGCAGGGCGGCATTATCGTCACCAACAGCAAAGAATTGAACGATCGCATCGACATCGTCTCCAATTTCACGCCATTGAACGGGCCGACGATGATTTGCAATCCACATCTGGCGCGCATTGCCTCGCTGGGCATCGTCATCGATGAAGTGCCGTGGGAGCGTTATGCCGAGCAGGTGGTGAAGAATTCGCGCGCTTTCGCCAACACGCTGCAAGCCAAGGGCTATGAGATGCGGGGCCAGTCCACCAAGAGGTTCTCGGAATTATCCTATTGCCACCAGGTTCTGCCCAAGCTCGACCGGCAGATGGGTCAGGGATATCGCGATAAGCTGAAGCAGCATAACATTCATGTGGATGGCTTTATGCGGGTCGGCACGGCGGAAATCACCCGTCTTGGCTATGTTGAGGCTGACTGCATCCGCATTTCTGAAATCATGGCGGAGATTGTCTCCAGCAATCAGGATGTCATTCCCTCGCTTCGCCGTGAAGTCGTCGAGATGAATACCAACCACCAGCACATTGTCATGTGA
- a CDS encoding DEAD/DEAH box helicase — protein sequence MRRSWLSVLAPRKVYELTSFNELGLSPTVVATLTQLGFETPTPIQAQGIPVVMAGRDLIGLAQTGTGKTAAFGLPIIELLMKDERRPDNRTTRTLILAPTRELVNQIGDNLRSFIRKTPIKINQVVGGASINKQQLQLERGTDILVATPGRLLDLISRNAISLRAVTHLVLDEADQMLDLGFIHDLRKIAKMVPAKRQTLLFSATMPKAIADLAGSFLNNPVTVEVSPPGKAADKVEQYVHFVNGQNHKTELLKKTLADHPDGRSIVFLRTKHGAEKLMKHLEITGFSVASIHGNKSQGQRERALKGFRDGSIRTLIATDVAARGIDIPAVSHVFNYDLPEVPDAYVHRIGRTARAGRDGIAIAFCGPDEARLLRDIERLMGIEISVASGEAPADRGRPARPTRRAGGGGAGAGAGNRNHGNPARKDGRPQGRGPREEGDGGEQRSARPANRNKPANGRPARRPDRPRQDGPARAGAGGQRRER from the coding sequence ATGAGGCGATCGTGGCTCAGTGTCTTGGCGCCCCGAAAGGTTTATGAATTGACCAGTTTTAACGAACTTGGCCTCTCGCCGACTGTTGTCGCCACGCTGACCCAGCTTGGCTTCGAGACCCCTACCCCTATCCAGGCGCAGGGCATTCCGGTGGTGATGGCCGGTCGCGACCTGATTGGCCTTGCCCAGACCGGCACCGGCAAGACCGCTGCCTTTGGTCTGCCAATCATCGAGTTGCTGATGAAGGACGAACGCCGTCCCGACAATCGCACCACCCGCACGCTGATTCTTGCCCCGACCCGCGAACTCGTCAACCAGATCGGCGACAATCTGCGGTCCTTCATTCGCAAGACCCCGATCAAGATCAACCAGGTGGTTGGTGGCGCATCGATCAACAAGCAGCAGCTTCAACTGGAACGCGGCACCGACATTCTGGTCGCCACGCCGGGCCGGTTGCTGGACCTGATTTCCCGGAATGCAATTTCGCTGCGCGCCGTCACCCATCTGGTGCTGGACGAAGCCGACCAGATGCTCGACCTGGGCTTTATCCACGACCTGCGCAAGATTGCCAAGATGGTTCCGGCCAAGCGCCAGACCCTGCTGTTTTCGGCCACCATGCCGAAGGCAATTGCCGATCTGGCTGGTAGCTTCCTCAACAATCCGGTCACCGTCGAAGTGTCGCCTCCGGGCAAGGCAGCCGACAAGGTCGAACAGTATGTTCACTTCGTCAACGGCCAGAACCACAAGACCGAGCTGCTGAAGAAGACCCTTGCCGATCATCCCGATGGCCGCTCCATCGTTTTCCTGCGCACCAAGCATGGCGCTGAAAAGCTGATGAAACATCTGGAAATCACCGGCTTCTCGGTTGCATCCATTCACGGCAACAAGAGCCAGGGCCAGCGCGAGCGCGCCTTGAAGGGTTTCCGCGATGGGTCTATCCGCACGCTGATCGCCACCGACGTTGCCGCCCGCGGTATCGACATCCCGGCTGTCAGCCATGTGTTCAACTATGACCTGCCGGAAGTGCCGGACGCCTATGTCCACCGCATCGGCCGTACTGCCCGCGCTGGCCGCGACGGCATTGCCATCGCCTTCTGCGGTCCAGACGAAGCCCGCCTGCTGCGCGACATCGAGCGGCTGATGGGTATTGAAATTTCCGTTGCCAGCGGTGAAGCCCCGGCTGACCGTGGCCGCCCTGCCCGTCCGACCCGCCGCGCTGGTGGCGGTGGTGCAGGCGCCGGTGCAGGCAACCGCAACCATGGTAACCCCGCCCGCAAGGATGGTCGTCCGCAAGGCCGTGGCCCGCGCGAAGAAGGCGATGGTGGCGAACAGCGTTCGGCCCGTCCGGCCAACCGCAACAAGCCTGCCAATGGCCGCCCGGCCCGCCGCCCCGACCGTCCGCGTCAGGACGGCCCGGCCCGCGCCGGTGCAGGCGGCCAGCGCCGCGAGCGTTAA
- a CDS encoding DUF1045 domain-containing protein, with amino-acid sequence MRYSICYTPSARDPLSLAAASWLGRNVYSDEPVEHPGLAGLGLHEIAFHTALPRRNGFHGCLKAPFALHPEVSEAQLLRELMHFAGIVEPFALPGLEVAKLGDFCGLTLTYPSNQLDRVASLVVQNFDRFRAPLSDAEIERMAPERLSAPQFANLYRWGDPHVLDEYRFYMPLTGPLPLSHRDRIHQAATQYFAPLLQNPVVFANLALFIEREPGAPLVVHSLHPMGRISARKIA; translated from the coding sequence ATGCGATATTCGATTTGCTATACACCCTCTGCGCGCGATCCGCTGTCGCTTGCAGCCGCCAGCTGGCTGGGACGCAATGTCTATTCCGATGAACCGGTCGAACATCCGGGGCTGGCAGGGCTTGGCCTGCACGAGATTGCCTTCCATACGGCCTTGCCGCGTCGAAATGGGTTCCATGGCTGCCTGAAAGCGCCATTTGCGCTGCATCCAGAGGTCAGTGAAGCCCAGTTGCTGCGTGAGCTGATGCATTTTGCCGGTATCGTCGAACCTTTCGCATTGCCGGGGCTGGAAGTGGCGAAGCTCGGTGATTTTTGCGGCCTGACTTTAACCTATCCGTCCAACCAGCTGGACCGGGTGGCTTCCCTTGTGGTGCAGAATTTCGACCGGTTCCGCGCGCCACTCAGCGATGCCGAAATCGAGCGCATGGCGCCCGAACGGCTCAGCGCGCCGCAATTTGCCAATCTTTATCGCTGGGGCGATCCGCATGTGCTGGACGAATATCGTTTCTACATGCCCCTGACCGGCCCTTTGCCGCTCAGCCACCGCGATCGCATTCATCAGGCGGCGACACAATATTTCGCACCCCTGCTGCAAAATCCTGTCGTGTTTGCCAATCTGGCGCTGTTTATCGAGCGTGAGCCCGGAGCGCCGTTGGTGGTGCATTCGCTGCATCCGATGGGGCGGATCTCGGCACGCAAGATCGCCTGA